One genomic window of Polaromonas sp. SP1 includes the following:
- a CDS encoding alpha/beta fold hydrolase — MKQAPQSRGAEHSVLTDQNSRWHFQGLSNTVIVFIHGLLSSSNTCWMNANGQFWPDLVMGDPVFQNSSVYLAGYHTSVDAGLYDAAQCAQEVFSSLRFDNGSSRAPMDYDRIILVAHSLGGVVARRMLEENAAAFSAKAVGLILMASPTLGSAYAAALTPLAKLYKNRTGLELIPEDRILEDLDHRFRRLLDEKKIPRLVGAEASEHHGPLKWKYLPWRSRQIVEVSSSSRYFGSPRIIANTDHFTIVKPESRNHLSHKFISNFYIEKFSGNSVQPSLAPIEYVLTESLQARVLFDVYHSQCREYCLRRTADRTFSELLAIASVWICGESGVGKSTIVKRYLDMQAFRPVELTLGHVAGELSDDRLLAELIQTINTIEQGRKRSTTFAEAVDALTEVRKKSEVVLFIDEVPLSELSTASAARLLKFFSGLIDAVKKKAGPGAQFVICSIDEPEIKAGGEKLVEQMHLLKLSSWSSDELLDLARAIESAIPTLQTQGLLNSALIGAASGSPRFLKSFYKRRLSVGQNETEAMSLEITAGDFEKNKVHS, encoded by the coding sequence TTGAAACAAGCACCACAGAGTCGCGGCGCCGAACATTCAGTTTTGACAGATCAAAACAGTCGCTGGCATTTTCAAGGCCTCAGCAATACGGTAATTGTTTTCATTCACGGCCTGTTATCTAGTTCAAACACATGCTGGATGAATGCCAATGGACAGTTCTGGCCAGATTTGGTGATGGGGGATCCTGTATTCCAGAATAGTTCCGTATATCTTGCTGGGTATCACACTAGTGTCGATGCAGGTTTATATGATGCGGCTCAATGCGCTCAGGAGGTTTTTTCTAGTCTGCGATTTGACAACGGCTCTTCCAGAGCCCCGATGGACTATGACCGTATTATTCTTGTGGCACACAGCTTAGGTGGCGTTGTCGCTCGACGAATGCTAGAGGAGAATGCCGCAGCTTTTTCGGCCAAAGCCGTTGGTTTAATTCTTATGGCGTCACCAACATTAGGATCGGCATATGCTGCCGCCCTCACGCCTCTCGCCAAGCTTTACAAAAATCGAACTGGCTTGGAGCTAATCCCCGAGGACAGAATATTAGAAGATCTTGATCATCGCTTTAGACGGTTGCTAGATGAGAAAAAGATTCCTCGATTAGTCGGTGCAGAGGCCTCTGAGCATCACGGCCCCCTAAAGTGGAAATATCTTCCTTGGCGAAGTAGACAAATCGTAGAAGTTTCGTCGTCTTCTCGTTATTTTGGTAGCCCTCGGATTATTGCTAATACTGATCATTTCACTATTGTCAAACCTGAGAGTCGCAATCATCTCAGTCATAAATTTATATCGAACTTTTACATAGAAAAATTTTCGGGTAATTCTGTTCAACCATCTTTAGCACCTATCGAGTATGTTCTAACGGAGAGCTTGCAGGCGAGGGTTCTTTTTGACGTCTACCACTCTCAATGTAGGGAGTATTGTCTTCGACGTACTGCGGATAGAACGTTCTCTGAACTGTTGGCGATTGCCAGTGTTTGGATATGCGGAGAGTCTGGTGTCGGAAAGAGCACTATCGTCAAACGATATCTAGATATGCAGGCATTTCGTCCCGTTGAATTAACACTGGGTCACGTGGCCGGAGAGTTGAGCGACGATCGCTTGTTGGCAGAGTTAATTCAAACCATTAATACGATTGAGCAGGGCCGCAAAAGGAGTACAACTTTTGCAGAGGCAGTTGATGCTCTGACAGAGGTTCGGAAGAAATCCGAAGTTGTATTGTTCATCGACGAAGTTCCTCTATCGGAACTGTCAACTGCATCCGCAGCCAGGCTGTTGAAATTCTTCTCGGGCCTGATAGATGCAGTGAAAAAAAAGGCCGGCCCCGGAGCCCAATTTGTTATTTGTTCAATAGATGAACCGGAAATTAAAGCGGGAGGCGAAAAATTGGTTGAGCAGATGCATCTACTCAAGCTTTCTAGTTGGTCTAGTGACGAGCTTCTAGATTTGGCAAGAGCTATTGAATCAGCTATACCCACGCTTCAAACTCAAGGCCTATTGAACTCAGCCCTCATTGGGGCTGCAAGCGGTTCACCGCGATTTCTTAAAAGCTTCTACAAGCGACGGTTGAGTGTTGGTCAGAACGAAACTGAAGCAATGAGTCT